A window of Anaerohalosphaeraceae bacterium genomic DNA:
CGAAGACCTCCATTATATGGTCCGCGGATACCTGCCCCGATAACAGACAGAAAAAATTTGCATTCAGAGTATGATTTTCCTGACCGGAGAGTTATTCGAAAGACCTTCTTTCTTTTCGTGTTTGAAAAGGATGGTTGTTCTTGCAGAAAGCCGTATGGTTTTTTATTCTTTAGGCGGAATCAGAGTGGGCTTGAGAGCGTGTCAGAGTTTCAGCGGAAAAGGCGGGTATTACCTGTTATTAAGCCGAAGGCAACGCGAGTTCCCCGGTTTTTTCGCCTCAGCGCCTGGCGTGCAAAAAAAATGAATCGTCAGCTTTTGAACGTGCTGACGGCTCAGGAGTTTCGGGTGCTTTCCGGGATAGAAGGGCATTTGTCCGACAAGGAGCTTCTGACCCTTTTTTATTTTTCCTATTTTCCCAAAGAGAAAGGTTCGATTGTTGAAATCGGCTCTTTTAGGGGTAAATCAACGATTGCGCTGGCGTCCGGTCTGAAGAAAGCCGGCCGTGCAGAGAAGGTCTTTGCGGTTGATCCGCATCTTCGCGGCAGTTATGAGGTTTTTCTTGAGAATCTTCAAATTCATTCTGTTGGCGATACAGTTTGCCCGCTTCGGATGGCGTCTGAGGAGGCGGCGAAACAGTGGAATGAGCCGATTCGACTGCTCTTTGTGGATGGTTCCCACCTCTATGAGGATGTTCTGCTGGACATTCAGCTCTGGGAGCCGTGGGTGATCCGAAATGGACTTCTCA
This region includes:
- a CDS encoding class I SAM-dependent methyltransferase; the protein is MNRQLLNVLTAQEFRVLSGIEGHLSDKELLTLFYFSYFPKEKGSIVEIGSFRGKSTIALASGLKKAGRAEKVFAVDPHLRGSYEVFLENLQIHSVGDTVCPLRMASEEAAKQWNEPIRLLFVDGSHLYEDVLLDIQLWEPWVIRNGLLIFHDTGVERFDGVRRAVEETVVSCGRLRELLCLKNMRVFQKRR